The Oscillospiraceae bacterium genome contains a region encoding:
- a CDS encoding nucleotidyltransferase, with amino-acid sequence MLHVEQFIIDGGATVLDAMKKLDETGERILFLAPGGVLEAALTDGDLRKHILRGGALEDPVRRAANPAPKSLPLTERGRAKRYIEQYDIDALPLVDKKGRIADIIFASGAGVANRACAGIPVVIMAGGLGTRLYPYTKILPKPLIPVGERPILEHIIDRFRDFGCADFRLVVNYKKGMIKSYFSELEPPYQVSYVDEDEPLGTGGGLCLLKGQVDSTFFLSNCDILLDADFADLAAYHRQQGNLITMVCAAKHFTVPYGVIELGENGAIQSMKEKPEMNFWTNTGVYVVEPRVVEELEDGKKQGFTDIIERYRARGERVGVYPISEQSWMDMGQVEELDNMRRKLEENE; translated from the coding sequence ATGCTGCATGTGGAACAGTTCATCATTGACGGCGGCGCCACGGTGCTGGACGCCATGAAAAAGCTGGACGAGACCGGCGAGCGCATTTTGTTCCTTGCGCCCGGCGGGGTGCTGGAGGCGGCCCTGACCGACGGGGACCTGCGCAAGCACATCCTGCGGGGCGGCGCGCTGGAGGACCCGGTGCGGCGGGCGGCAAATCCCGCGCCCAAGAGCCTGCCGCTCACCGAGCGGGGGCGGGCCAAGCGCTACATTGAACAGTATGACATCGACGCCCTGCCTCTGGTGGACAAAAAGGGCCGCATCGCGGACATCATTTTTGCCAGCGGGGCGGGGGTTGCAAACCGCGCCTGCGCGGGCATTCCGGTGGTGATCATGGCCGGGGGGCTGGGCACCCGGCTTTACCCCTACACCAAGATCCTGCCAAAGCCGCTGATCCCGGTGGGGGAGCGGCCGATTTTGGAGCACATCATCGACCGGTTCCGGGACTTTGGCTGCGCCGACTTCCGGCTGGTGGTGAACTATAAAAAAGGCATGATCAAGAGCTATTTCAGCGAGCTGGAACCGCCCTACCAGGTAAGCTATGTGGACGAGGACGAGCCGCTGGGGACCGGCGGCGGCCTGTGCCTTTTGAAGGGGCAGGTGGATTCTACCTTCTTTTTGTCCAACTGCGACATTTTGCTGGACGCGGATTTTGCCGACCTTGCCGCCTACCACAGGCAGCAGGGCAATTTGATCACCATGGTGTGCGCGGCAAAGCATTTTACCGTGCCCTACGGGGTGATCGAGCTGGGCGAGAACGGGGCGATCCAGAGCATGAAGGAAAAGCCCGAGATGAACTTTTGGACCAACACCGGCGTGTATGTGGTGGAACCCCGGGTGGTGGAGGAGCTGGAGGACGGCAAAAAGCAGGGCTTCACCGACATCATTGAGCGCTACCGCGCCCGCGGCGAGCGGGTGGGGGTGTACCCCATCAGCGAGCAGAGCTGGATGGACATGGGGCAGGTGGAAGAACTGGACAACATGCGCCGGAAGCTGGAGGAGAACGAATGA
- a CDS encoding UDP-N-acetyl glucosamine 2-epimerase, producing the protein MKYERGNAMNKKTVAVVTGTRAEYGLLRPVLQKLLRSAVLEPQLLVTGAHLAAEYGGTVAEIEADGTPIAARIPILKFGAGPLATADTVAYAIGQFSRWFWEHRPACCLVLGDRYEIFAAAQAAAYTGVPVAHISGGDVTLGAADDWYRHCITKIAHLHFPSCAEYAARVVRMGEAPGTVFNVGGLGDENIRRMEKLPRAQLAESLGFDVTGPFGLVTFHPETAGGAAPEAQMAELLAALEEVGELKWLITKANADAGGSRINAMLDDWAAARPERAAVFASLGVKRYLSAMQCAAVVAGNSSSGVVETPTFGVPAVNIGQRQAGRIVCGNVLCCPAEKEAILAALRTALTPAFAQKAHAAVSPYNGGDTSGRIVRVLEEKLLEPGFGAPKVFYDGERG; encoded by the coding sequence TTGAAGTATGAGCGGGGAAATGCCATGAACAAAAAGACGGTTGCAGTGGTGACCGGCACCCGGGCCGAGTACGGCCTGCTGCGGCCGGTGCTGCAAAAGCTGCTGCGCTCTGCGGTGCTGGAGCCGCAGCTGCTGGTGACCGGCGCGCACCTGGCGGCGGAGTATGGCGGAACCGTGGCCGAGATCGAGGCGGACGGCACGCCCATTGCGGCGCGCATCCCGATTTTGAAATTCGGCGCGGGGCCGCTTGCCACCGCCGACACGGTGGCCTATGCCATTGGGCAGTTCAGCCGGTGGTTTTGGGAGCACCGGCCCGCCTGCTGCCTGGTGCTGGGCGACCGGTACGAGATCTTTGCGGCGGCCCAGGCCGCGGCGTATACCGGGGTGCCGGTGGCGCACATCAGCGGGGGGGACGTGACCCTGGGCGCGGCGGACGACTGGTACCGCCACTGCATTACCAAGATCGCCCACCTGCACTTTCCCAGCTGCGCGGAATACGCGGCCCGGGTGGTGCGCATGGGCGAGGCGCCTGGCACCGTGTTCAACGTGGGGGGCCTGGGGGACGAGAACATCCGCCGGATGGAAAAGCTGCCCCGCGCACAGCTTGCAGAGAGCCTGGGCTTTGATGTGACAGGGCCCTTCGGCCTTGTGACCTTTCACCCGGAAACAGCGGGCGGCGCCGCGCCGGAGGCCCAGATGGCGGAGCTGCTGGCCGCCCTGGAGGAGGTGGGGGAGCTGAAGTGGCTCATCACCAAGGCGAACGCCGACGCGGGCGGCAGCCGGATCAACGCGATGCTGGACGACTGGGCGGCGGCCCGGCCGGAACGGGCGGCTGTTTTTGCCAGCCTGGGGGTGAAGCGCTACCTTTCCGCCATGCAGTGCGCGGCGGTGGTGGCGGGCAATTCTTCCTCCGGGGTGGTGGAGACCCCGACCTTTGGGGTGCCCGCGGTGAACATTGGACAGCGGCAGGCGGGGCGGATCGTGTGCGGAAACGTGCTGTGCTGCCCGGCGGAAAAAGAGGCGATCCTGGCGGCGCTGCGCACCGCGCTGACCCCCGCCTTTGCACAAAAAGCCCACGCGGCGGTGAGCCCCTATAACGGGGGCGACACCAGCGGACGGATCGTGCGCGTTTTGGAGGAAAAGCTTTTGGAGCCGGGCTTTGGCGCGCCCAAGGTCTTTTACGACGGGGAGCGTGGGTAG
- a CDS encoding dehydrogenase has translation MKLLIVGLGSMGKRRARLAKGIDPAVSISGVDSAPDRREEVKALGIRAYESVPAALAAGRYDAALVCTAPLTHAALIGQLLDAGLPVFTELNLVSDGYAENLRKAKEKGLALFLSSTMLYRGETQYIKRQVQAFQKPVNYIYHIGQYLPDWHPWESYKNFFVGDARTGGVREIFGIDLPWLLDTFGPVERVHVEKDRLSELEIPYPDSYFVTLRHKNGTKGMLAVDVVSPKAVRNFECFGEGLHLFWEGNPKALYRFNPATKEKEPVNTYASVEHDARYSDNVVENAYVDELQNFFDVLAGRGKPRYSFEQDRETIRLIETIEEA, from the coding sequence ATGAAATTACTGATCGTGGGGCTTGGCAGCATGGGCAAGCGGCGGGCGCGGCTGGCGAAGGGCATCGACCCTGCCGTTTCCATCAGCGGGGTGGACAGCGCGCCCGACCGGCGGGAGGAAGTGAAGGCCCTGGGCATCCGGGCGTATGAGAGCGTTCCCGCGGCGCTGGCCGCGGGCCGGTACGACGCGGCGCTGGTGTGCACCGCGCCCCTGACCCACGCGGCGCTCATCGGCCAGCTGCTGGACGCCGGGCTGCCGGTGTTTACCGAGCTGAACCTGGTGAGCGACGGCTATGCGGAAAATCTGCGCAAGGCAAAGGAAAAGGGACTGGCGCTGTTTTTGTCGTCCACCATGCTGTACCGGGGCGAGACCCAGTACATCAAGCGGCAGGTGCAGGCCTTTCAAAAGCCGGTGAACTATATTTATCACATCGGCCAGTATCTGCCGGACTGGCACCCCTGGGAGAGCTACAAGAATTTCTTTGTGGGCGACGCGCGCACCGGCGGCGTGCGCGAGATCTTCGGCATCGACCTGCCCTGGCTGCTGGACACCTTTGGGCCGGTGGAGCGGGTGCATGTGGAAAAGGACCGGCTCAGCGAGCTGGAGATCCCTTACCCGGACAGCTATTTTGTGACCCTGCGCCACAAAAACGGCACCAAGGGCATGCTTGCGGTGGACGTGGTGAGCCCCAAGGCCGTGCGGAATTTTGAGTGCTTTGGGGAGGGGCTGCACCTGTTCTGGGAGGGCAACCCCAAGGCGCTGTACCGGTTTAACCCCGCCACAAAGGAAAAGGAACCGGTAAACACCTATGCCAGCGTTGAGCACGACGCGCGCTACAGCGACAACGTTGTGGAGAACGCCTATGTGGACGAGCTGCAAAACTTTTTTGACGTGCTGGCCGGAAGGGGCAAGCCCCGGTACAGCTTTGAACAGGACCGGGAGACCATCCGGCTGATCGAAACCATTGAGGAGGCGTGA
- a CDS encoding aminotransferase DegT, with amino-acid sequence MADFIPLSVPNFAGREKEYVNDAVVSEWVSTGGSKVAGFEEALAEYVGMPRAVACNSGTSGLHLACLAAGVGRGDEVLAPTLTFIAAVNPIRYAGAEPVFIGCDDSLCMDPAEAEAFCAARCHMEGDRLIDSATGAHVKALLVVHVFGNMADLPALMRVAQKYHLALIEDATEALGTYYTCGPYAGRMAGTIGDVGVYSFNGNKIITTGAGGMLVSNHPNWAEHAKHLSTQAKADELQFYHDEVGYNYRLTNLQAALGLAQLEQLEGFIENKWARWRQYRDALDGKNGYRILGFREECTRPNKWFYSLYLEDGRHERDAVIEALKAQAIQARPVWALIHEQADYGKNQAYGLEKARDYRAKIVNLPCSTNLTEADCQRVIDVLLAL; translated from the coding sequence ATGGCGGATTTTATCCCCCTTTCGGTCCCGAACTTTGCGGGCCGTGAAAAGGAATATGTGAATGACGCGGTGGTGAGCGAATGGGTTTCCACCGGGGGCAGCAAGGTGGCCGGGTTTGAAGAGGCCCTGGCTGAATATGTGGGCATGCCCCGGGCCGTGGCCTGCAACAGCGGCACCTCCGGGCTGCACCTGGCCTGCCTGGCGGCCGGCGTGGGCCGGGGCGACGAGGTGCTTGCCCCTACGCTGACCTTTATCGCGGCGGTGAACCCCATCCGCTATGCGGGGGCCGAGCCGGTGTTCATCGGCTGTGACGACAGCCTGTGCATGGACCCGGCCGAGGCCGAGGCGTTCTGCGCAGCGCGGTGCCATATGGAGGGCGACAGGCTGATCGACAGCGCCACCGGCGCCCACGTGAAGGCGCTTTTGGTGGTGCATGTGTTCGGCAACATGGCGGACCTGCCCGCCCTGATGCGCGTTGCGCAGAAGTATCACCTGGCCCTGATCGAGGACGCCACCGAGGCGCTGGGCACCTATTATACCTGCGGCCCCTACGCGGGCAGGATGGCCGGCACCATTGGGGACGTGGGGGTTTACAGCTTCAACGGCAACAAGATCATTACCACCGGCGCGGGCGGGATGCTGGTCTCGAACCACCCGAACTGGGCTGAGCACGCAAAGCACCTTTCCACCCAGGCGAAAGCGGACGAGCTGCAGTTTTACCACGACGAGGTGGGCTACAACTACCGGCTCACCAACCTGCAGGCCGCGCTGGGGCTGGCCCAGCTGGAACAGCTGGAGGGCTTTATTGAAAACAAGTGGGCCCGGTGGCGGCAGTACCGCGACGCGCTGGACGGCAAAAACGGCTACCGCATTCTGGGCTTCCGGGAGGAGTGCACCCGCCCGAACAAGTGGTTCTATTCGCTCTACCTGGAAGACGGGCGGCACGAGCGGGACGCGGTGATTGAAGCCCTGAAAGCGCAGGCCATTCAGGCCCGGCCGGTGTGGGCGCTGATCCACGAGCAGGCCGACTACGGCAAAAACCAGGCCTATGGCCTGGAAAAGGCCCGGGACTACCGGGCAAAGATCGTGAACCTGCCCTGCTCGACCAACCTGACCGAGGCGGACTGCCAAAGGGTCATCGACGTGCTGCTGGCGCTGTGA
- the neuB gene encoding sialic acid synthase produces MSVLIIAEAGVNHNGSLELAKRMALAAKEAGADVVKYQTAVPELVVSRFAPKAEYQKQQTGDGESQLDMIRRLHFGFEEHRELKGYCDSIGIQYLSAAFDLPSVAFLAGLDLPFFKVPSGEITNLPYLEAVAAAQKPVILSTGMSTLPEIEDALAVLEEGGCPKVTLLHCNTEYPTPYEDANLLAMLDLAGQFGVEVGLSDHTAGWECDVAAAALGAAVIEKHFTLDKAMEGPDHKASLDVGELRAMIAAVRHTEAALGTGKKAVSGSEAKNKPIARKSIVAARAIQKGEAFTAENLTTKRPGGGVSPMRWHEVLGLAAKRDFEEDEPIEV; encoded by the coding sequence ATGAGCGTGCTGATCATTGCCGAGGCGGGCGTGAACCACAACGGCAGCCTGGAGCTGGCAAAACGGATGGCCCTGGCTGCAAAGGAGGCCGGGGCGGACGTGGTGAAATACCAGACCGCCGTGCCGGAATTGGTGGTGTCGAGATTTGCGCCCAAGGCGGAATATCAAAAGCAGCAGACCGGCGACGGGGAGAGCCAGCTGGACATGATCCGGCGGCTGCACTTTGGCTTTGAGGAACACAGGGAATTGAAGGGGTATTGCGATTCCATCGGCATCCAGTACCTGTCGGCCGCGTTCGACCTGCCCAGCGTGGCCTTTTTGGCGGGGCTGGACCTGCCCTTTTTCAAGGTGCCCAGCGGTGAGATCACAAACCTGCCCTACCTGGAAGCGGTGGCGGCGGCCCAAAAGCCGGTGATCCTTTCCACCGGGATGAGCACCCTGCCCGAGATCGAGGACGCACTGGCCGTGCTGGAAGAGGGCGGCTGCCCCAAAGTGACGCTGCTGCACTGCAACACCGAATACCCCACCCCCTACGAGGATGCGAACCTGCTGGCCATGCTGGACCTGGCCGGCCAGTTCGGCGTGGAGGTGGGGCTGTCGGATCACACGGCGGGCTGGGAGTGCGATGTGGCCGCCGCGGCGCTGGGGGCGGCGGTGATTGAAAAGCATTTCACCCTGGACAAGGCCATGGAGGGGCCGGACCACAAGGCCAGCCTGGACGTGGGGGAGCTGCGGGCGATGATCGCCGCGGTGCGCCACACCGAGGCGGCGCTGGGCACCGGCAAAAAGGCCGTGAGCGGGAGCGAGGCGAAAAATAAGCCGATCGCCCGCAAAAGCATTGTGGCGGCAAGGGCCATTCAAAAGGGCGAGGCCTTTACCGCCGAAAACCTGACCACCAAACGCCCGGGCGGCGGGGTGAGCCCCATGCGCTGGCACGAGGTGCTGGGCCTTGCGGCAAAGCGGGATTTTGAAGAGGACGAACCCATTGAAGTATGA